The nucleotide window GTGGACTTTAGTAAAGTTCATTTAATTATGTGGAACTCAATTTCctcaactttaaaacaaataagaGTTTGAAATAGATAATCTCTATGTGTTTCTCCAGACCTAAAATCCTATCATCTGATTCTTTAAACTGGTGTTTTTCTCAGGAGGCACATAGCTCTGTAGCCATATGACCTGGACTTGAAGGGGAGCCCCGCTACTTCCCAGCTCGGTTTCCTTGAGTGACTTACATAACTTCTCCcttaagtttcctcatctgtaaaagagctataaaaataatagatatcTCATAGCATTGTTGTTAGGAGTAAATGAGCCATTAGCTTTAAAGAGCATAAAAATCCACTGGCCCAAAATAAGTAAacattgttattgttatcctGAGATCCAAGGACTTTGAATATTACTACAGGGTGAATTCTTAAAATTGTGAGCAAAATTTTATGAGTGTATACAAAGGAAAGTCGCAGTCTTCAGTAGATTCCCAAAGGGATTCATGGTTTGAAAAATGTCCTCTGGCTCTTATTCCCATTAATAATCCAATGTATATTCTTTTTCCTGAACACAAAGATTAATAGCAATAGGCTGACTTGTATTATTCTTCCTCatcttggctttgtccatgcttATTTAAGGGATGTTctgctcttttttcctcttcctaatATGTCATTCTTTTTATGATCTACACACATAGTCACTGGGTTGAAATGTAGCAGGCTTCTACTACACTCCTTAACCAGCTTAAGAAAGAGTGAGCTTTCTTCATATTCCCTTAGATAGTTACTCTTCAATTATCTAGGTTTAagcacttattattttttttttacttttttactcatAACTATACATAAATGCGATTTTTCTTACAACTCATTTTGTTGCAAAGTCCTTTCTGAGAGGAGCACAGCTTCTTTTGTAATATTTCATGATGCTAAGTATTGACATAATGCAGTACAGCAATTGAGACAGCAAGATGTGCTTGTTAACTGTTTCAGACATTTATGCTTAATTTGCCACATATCTTTATTGCACACTTCTCTTTAGTTAAAACAGCCCATGTCAATGAAGGAATCATTTAACTGATCATTTTCACAGCACATAAAAAGGTGCCATGACATACAAAATACAAATCACTCCTCTCTGCACAGATAGATACCGTGCATTCACAGCTTGGGAACCAGTACTTGCAAAGTACAGTATGAAACTGCAAATGAACTTGCAGCAGAGAttggtagaaaaaaacaacaacaatggcTAAAACAAAAGCATTACTGACtggtaaatataataataaaaagagaaaaggtatATGCtaatttaaacatgaaatttGGACAGATCTTCATAGACTGGGAAAAGTGCAAGACCAAGAAATGTCTTCAAAACTAAAAAGCAGTCTGAACaaagtacttttaattttctgtataaGTTAACTAAGGagtcaaagttttaaaaaagattaaaattaacaTGATATTTTAGGATAAAGTTGActaaaaagggagagaggagggagggatgggcaTGATTGACCCTGATGTTTAATGCAATACCAAggtcaattaatttataaactcaatttgttttgttattgaaattttagaaaccagaagaaaaaaagggtATGAAAAGCTCTATGactgctcagtgaaataagccaggtggtgagagacaaatatcatatgatcccacctatatgtggaacctaatcaacaaagcaaacatgagcaaaatagaaccagagacgttgaaataaagaacaaactgactgatcagagggtagtgggaggaggataTCTgaggaaagtaggggaagggtcaaggaaaggaatatgtataaaggtgtaaaaaggacacatggacaaaggcaatggTGGGGgagattgaaagtggaaggtgggatgcgggtagggcaggggagagtaatggggaaaattggaacaactgtaattgaacaacaataaaaaaatttttaaaagaaagaactaaCATTTCTGCTATAATTTTGATAAATAGTTTCCAATCTGGTTTTGGGTCTTGGTGCAATCCCAATAAAGGGAATAACAATTTCATTATTGAATGAGACTAAATTTCTTTTATTCCAcacaattattttgagattcatcccgTGTTGTAGCTGACATAACAAGATGTTTTAGTCAGTAAGTCTTTTAGTTGtggccttattttttaaaaaataattgatgtaAGAATATAATATTCACAATGTTATAAAAATGTGAGACTCTATGTGAGTATTGATTTCATAGTtggtaaaatacattaaatattgaTGAGCCCAAACAGAAGCtcgtttataatttttattagcaTTAGGTGTTACATTTACAGATGTTGTAGAATCAAAGTTGTACATACACCATGAGACATTCATCATGAATTCTGATGGCTGTTAACATGAGACAGAGAAAATAGCCAAGTAAATAGTAAATAAGAAATTGTCTAATTATCATCAGATGTATCATCAGGTGTATCATCAGGTGTATCATCAGGTACTTTTGAGATGAGTTTCATGACTCGGTCTATAGGAGTCTTAACAGAATCATAAGTCCACTTCTTCCTCAAAAACAACTTCTCAATGACACCTGGCATCCTGTAGCCCTTGCTTACAATGAAATCTTTGAAGGCAATTGGTCCATAAAGATCATCAAGAATGTCTGGTTCAAGATCCCTTCCATGATGCTGATATTCCTGTTCTTTTAAAACTCTAGGGTCAATCCAAGGTTCATCATTTATTAGCTTTTTCCAGGTCTTGGGGTTCAGATACCATGCTCCATACCTTATCTTCACCTGCTTTGGTTTATAAGGATCAGGTGGTTTCCTGAGTTTCCTCTCCCAGTCACTTTCCTGTAGGCCAAATTCTATCTTTTTATCATCATCTAGCTCTTTGCTGTAGTATAGTTCCACAGGGATCTGGgttactttctttattttgcctGCATTGTGGGTAGGTGTGCACGTGTAGTCAACTTCAAACTGTTTCATGATGAAACTTTCATCAATGCCCATGTCTCCAAAAGTATCAAGCCATCTGCAGAATCCATGAACTTCTCTCCGTACATTTCTGTATGGATCAGGAGGTTTGAGAATACCCTTTCtgcttgacttcttttttttcttttcctcaggaAGCAACTTCTTTACACATGACACCAAAGACTCCTTGCGAGGTCCCTGGTTAACTTGGTCTGGAGGTTCTCCATTGACTTGGTCAGGAGGTCCCGGTTGACTTGCTTGGGAGGTCCCAGTTGACTCAGGTGGGAGGTCTTGGTTGACCTGTCCATGTGGTTCCAGGATGCCTTGACTAGGAGGTCCCTGGTTGACTTGGTCTGGAGGTCCTCCATTGACTTGGCCAGGAGGTCCTGATTGACTTGCCCAGGAGGTCCTGGTTGACTTGGATGGGAGGTCCTGGTTGATTTGCATGGGAGGCCCCAGTTGACTTGCCCAGGAAGTCCTAAGTGGCCTGTCCATGTGGTGCTGGAACGATTTGATCAGGAGATCCCAGGATGACTTGGCCAGGAGGTCTTGGTTGACTTGGCCAGGAGGTCCTGGTTGACTTGGCCGGGGGGTCCCGGCTCGACTTGGCCGGGGGGTCCCGGCTCGACTTGGCCGGGGGGTCCCGGCTCGACTTGGCCGGGGCGTCCCGGTTTGACTTGGCCGGGGAGTCCCGGGTCGACTTGGCTGGGAGGTCCCGGCTTGACTTGGCCGGGGGGTCCCGGGTCGACTTGGCCGGGGGGTCCCGGGTCGACTTGGCTGAGGGGTCCCGGGTCGACTTGGCCGGGGGGTCCCAGGTCGATTTGGCTGGGGGGTCCGCAGTCGATTTGGCCGGGGGGTCCGCGGTCGACTTGGCTGGGAGGTCCCAGGTTGTCTTGGTTTGGGAGGTCCGGGGTGGACTTCCTTAAGGCGTTTTTCACTAAGCTTTGCACGGGACTTCTTTCTGTCCTTCATGACCTCACAATAAGCCCAGGTGTCCTCCAGCATCCTGTTAGGATCGAGCTCTTCCAGCACCATTAATAAGAGGTCTGGAGGTATAATTTCCTTCAAATCCGGGTATCGAGCCAAGGGATGAGGGGTCAGACTGGCTTTGGTTTCCTCTACAAAAGCCTTCTGTGCTTGCTGGGCTGGTGGGAGCTTGGAAAGCAGTTCTGCTCCTTTGGGCAGCTTGTTCTGAGTCTTTCTGGGGGGAGGTTGGGGAACTCTATGAGCAGTCGTGGAGAGAAAGCCCTCCCTAGGGCCACGAATGATCAGATTATCAGCAGGTGGGCAGCCCGTTCTGAAATTGTCCAGCCCCTCTCTCACAGATACCCACCGCGGGGTGTCCATGGAGTACTTCATAAGCCTGTTCCTGTGCTTTCCCAAAGAGTTGGGAGGTAACTTGTCTCTTGTCTTGTACCAGCGCTTATAATGTGGGCCCTCAGGTACGGGCTCCAGAGGCTCCGTCCCGTGCAGCCACTTCCCCTTGAGTTGTGGCTGAAACAGCCTCTTCTTGTCTGCCATGGTGCCGCTGGCCTCaaggtgactggcagcttcagcGCTTTGTTGTCCCAACTGCTCCGGTTGCTAGGTGACTGTTACTAAGTGCTGCTGGAATCTTTCTGGTAGCTGGGCAACGTAGGCTCTCAGCGCATCCGGAATACTCCCAGGATGGGCCAGAAAGATACATTATTTGTTGCGGTAGAGAACTGTTCAAGTGTATGGACACCCCACAGtatgtttatccactcacctttTTATAAGTTTTGTGTTGTTTCTAGTTTTAGGCTCTTGCAAATCAAGCTGCCACAAATATTTCACATATTCATGTCTTTGTACacatactttcatttctcttgggtgaatTTTAGCTAGGAATTGAATGGTGGGAGCATCTGATATATGTTTTCTTCCATACATATAGACAtcaagcttttttaaaaagattttatttgttcatttttagagagaagggaagggagaaagagagaaagagaaacatcagtgtgtggttgcctctcatgcatcccccactagggacctggccctcaacctaggcatatgccctgaatgggaatggaaccagtgaccctttggttcagaggcctgcactccatccactgagctacaccagccagggctcacagccATCAAGTTTTAATATTTGCCCATATATGGAGATTTAAGGAGGCACCAAAAAAACTCAGCAGTCAAGATCTATTATGttttacaaatgaacaaaatagaaccagagacatagaaataaagaacaaactgacagtgaccagaagggggGCAGgtggataatggggaaagaaggggaaggggcaagccaaggaacatgatTAGAAGACTCGTGGCCACAGACAATGCAGTGGGGAGGATTGACTACGGGAGTGCAGgaagggatggggcaggggagaacaatggaggaaaaagcaggacaactgtaactgaacagcaataaaaaagatcgattatgttttcaagtaatatttgcaaaaataatcagaaaaacagTGGCATGCTGAACCATAGTAAAGCCTGAAGACAAAGGATAGACCAGTAATACTACTGATCTATCTTTATTTGAAATCAATATTTTGTTCACCATGGATTTTTGGaagtaattttttgtttaaatttttattgaatttattggtgtgacattggttaataaaattatgtaggtttcaagtgtacaattctgtaatacatctgtatattgtattgtgtgttgaCACCTAAAGTTGGTAggtgtttaacattttaagaaactaccaaactttTTCAAAACAGTTATACTATTTAAAATTCTTCCCAGTAGTGCATGAGAATTGCACTTTCAGCACATACTCCCTAACACGTGGCATGgttcatttgtcattttaatttcagCTATTCTAATAGGTGTTTAGTCGTATCTCATGgatttaatttgttttcctaattctattgtttttaagaatatttttattgattatgctattaaagttttcccaattccccccctttatccaccccctaccctgcaccccccaaccgtCCTGCATCCACTccccttagatcatgtccatgggttgtacatataagttctttgaagtctgtttcctataccattcttgacctcttcccatctattttatgcctaccagttatgcttattattccctgtaccttttccccctatttctcccctccccctccccactgaaaacactctctgtgatgtccatttctctgattgtattcctgttccagttgtttgcttggtttgttttcattgttcttcttttcttttaggttcatttgttggtagttgtgagtttgttgtcattttactgttcatagtttttgatcttttttaatttcttagataagtccctttaaccatataataagggcttggtgatgattagctcctttaacttgaccttatgtggtaagcactttatcttctcttccattctaaatgataacttttttggatagagtaatcttggatgtaggtccttgcctttcatgacttcaaatacttctttccaaccccttcttgcctgtaaggtttcttttgacaaatcagctgatagtcttatgggcactcctttgtaggtaactgtttcctttcctcttggtgcttttaagattctctctttacctttaatcttgggtaacttaatgatgatatgccttgctgtgttcctctttgggtccagcttctttgggactctctgagctttctggatttcctggaagtctatttccttcaccagattggggaagtttcacAAACTGAAAGACTTAATGGGAAATTGCAAAATCTGTATCACATTTGGTGATTTTAACACATCTATAGTGACTCATGGGTCAAACAGATAAAAACTTAGCAAGAATATAGAACATTTGAATACCACAATGAATCAGTTTGAGCTAAAGAATGCATATGTAACATTGCATACAAtgattaaagaatttttttctgcaagaacttgaggaacattATGAAAATTGATTACATCCTAATCCACAAAGTAAATGGCAATACATTGTCTTCTGTCTTTGCTTCCCCTTGGTCCCTATTCAGTCTGTTTTCAAGTTCACAACCAGAGTGATGCTGGGAAAACCTAACCTGGGTAAGTCATACCTCTCTTCAGATTTCTCCAATGGCTTCACATCATACTACAAGTGAAAGTCTAAAGCCATACCATTACAGTAGCCCACAAAGCCCACCCACCTAGCCCTCCAACCAACTTTGTCTCTCTAATCCCatctcttccccactccctcactTAGTATGTGCCATGTACATTTTTCTCTACTGTCCCATCAACACACTCAGAGTGATTCAGCCTCTGAACTAATTAacttgctgtttcttctgccagGATCCTTCACACAGATAATCAAACACTCAGTGACTCCTTCATCTCCTGTAGGTCATTTTACTAAAATCTTCAACACCCTATCCACAACTCATTCTTTATCACTTGttctgacttcatttttttctaaatcatttcaCACTGTCTAAAATGTTACTGACTTTATCATCTGTCTCCCTTCACTATAATGTAAACTCCTAGAGCCTATggtttttattctactttatttattgTTACATTTCTAGTAACTAGAGCAGTTCCTAGAATCTTGTCCACATGtaataagaatgaatgaatttggaaatttaaaagcaCTTTTTATATAACTCTTGAGTTAGAGAAAAAAgtcataataaaattataaaatatttcaagctaAATGACCAAATTTATACATATCAAAACTGTAGAATATAACTAAAGTAGTAGTTGTAGGAACTTTTATAGCATTCAGTAtgcttattagaaaaaaaaacaatcattttaaaataattaacccAACATCCAACCTAAGAATTAAAAAAGCACATGATAATACACATCCTCAAAATATTgggaagtaaataataaagataataaatataagcAAAAGGTAAGAGGCCAACAAAGCCCCACCCCAAAACAATTACTTGTAAGTACTAATAACTTGGACAAATTTCTGGTCATAAATAGAGAAAGCAAAGTAGACACTATTAGGAGTAAAATAAATGCTGTAACTACAAACAGTACagtaattaaaaagataaaatgatgtTATAAATAATcttggtaataaaataaaaacataagatgaaatgggaaaaattCTGGAAGAATGCAACCTGCATAAACTGGTTCtattaaaaagaatagaaagccaTTAAAATTCAGAATCAGTAGTTTAAATTATTCTACCAAACACacgcatgcgtgcacacacacacacacacacattaaaatcAGATGGCTTTGCAGGAAAGTTCCAGGAAACATGAAATAACAAAGAATTCCAATAATAAACCAACTTTTCCAGTAGCTAAAAAGAAGGGATACTTCCTCCAACTTATTTGATGATGACAATAACTTTAAtagcaaaagtttttaaaatagtgtatgAAAAGTTACAGGACTGGACTTCTTGGAGAACTGGCTGATTCTAGGACTGGCGCTGAAAATGTACACAGTGAGCCTGGGGCATGTCGTAGtgccagaaaggaaggaagtgtttggaaaaaacaaaacaaaatagcacAAAGATTTGGGTACGTCAAAGGAACACAGAAAACAACACTTGAGtaacaaaagaaataacaatattgAATTTTAACCCAGAGTAGagaataaatatccatgagttcACAGTGATGTAAATAAGtgactaaataaacaaataattaagggAGAAGAAGCAAGTCTCTtgtgcagaagaattccaaataatgtatgtaaattcCCCTCCCTTAGGAGGGGGAGCATAAATCTCCAGTCcttgttggggaccgccctgcctggtctcaggaagctgtaaccccctgtaactaaggctgagtgagagacctccggaccaggagccactaaggagacaaaacttatttccctggcatgaacgctgcctgttctgtgcctgacctcctaagcttgatcagttagccaatgacgggtaagatttcccacacagggaatcacctaagacaggcatgatcacaaggatGCCTCGGGGAAGAGACTCGGagtgtggaaatgaaggggtgatcaacatcaacccctgtccccttggctttgtcaaagcctgagtcatTGTTCTGAGAAGTGAGAAATCCATGtcttctggctgcctttgtctcctctgtcgactcaggcctgtggaaatagcaggggcagtgcagcccagaccagaaatggcggacccccggggtaatcaggcctgggacatagaatatgcaagatcctgtgagatctgtttgctggaggatgctattagattagaatttgaaggcacagacaggaaatcTAAATTAGCCCTTTAGCCAAATGTTAAatctccaagctctgcccagaatcacggcaggggttctgtctgcacctttgaaagtcacctacttcttttgatcttttctgccagactgtgaatccacaaactaagtctgtattctcaataaaaatctgcttgggaatggatacgggatgctctccactagagagaatggccgttctgtccctatttccccacaggacctggttgtctctgtgtatgtttttctcatgtttcaacgagCATCCATAGCAGAGATGGATATGGCTGGCCTGTATCTGCCACAAGTCCTTAATTGTGGACTGTGTATAGTGACCTCCTTCCAAAGAGTATAGGATGTCAAGTTCTAGGCACATTTCATGAATACAGATGCGATACTCACAAACAACCAACAACCTGAGTTTAGTCTTGttgaaaaaaatcatcattaCCAAATTGTATCAACCcagaaaatatttcaacatcaacacaaattttaataaaattcactaGATTAAGAGactataaaagggaaaatataaacagATCAATAAAACATTTGGTACAGAGGCTCTGAGGTACTAATATCCTATTCTGAATTTGGTGTTGGGTACATGATTGCTCATTTCATTGTTACTGGTTAACTTGATATACCTCCCTTTTGTAAACATGCCATATTTCATAGTAAAAATGTGACTGTGAAGAAAAATGGTTTGGGGGTTGGCAGGTGGTTTGCTTGGAGATGTACTTGCTTCTCTGCAGTGGAGGAACTTATTTGTAGTATTTATGCATTTGGACATAATCCCCTCTCAGGACCCACCTACCCATGCTTAGATGCCCATTTCCACCTCACCCATGCCCAGTGGTGTTTCCAGCAAGGTGTGAATCAGGTACACAAACCCAGTGGAAACTGAAAAGTATGTTTTTAGCTGGGAAATGACCCACAGCCTTTCAGGCCAGTGGGGAGCGTGTGGAAGCGCCTCCTAAACAGTGGGATACCTTGGACGCCTTAGAGAGATCTATGGCATCCACCACTTCTTCTCAGagaatttttctccatttcacctcTCCCGGCTCCACTGTGAACTTCTCAGCTATCATCTCATTCCCGCAGCCATATACCTGGATTTTACTTCTTGGTCTGGTACCTTTGGCTTGAAAATCAGTTTACATGGTTCACCTGGCTGCTCCCCAGGGTGTAGCTTTTATATTCTTCCCTTATCTGCATTCAGTGCACTTCCCATGGACAAATAATGCCCTGGCCTGAGTTCACTGTCTTGAGGGAGAAAGGCATATGCAACTGCTGTAGCTTAGCTCTTTTAACTGCATATTGGCATGATTTTTGTGATGTAAAACAACTAACCTGCATGGAGCGAATATTTGTCCAATTGTGAtatgaaaatgataaatttaatattaaaactataaataatttttctaggaTAGTTACATAAGTGAAGTTACTTGATGAATGATGAGCaagaaaataaccttaaatgaatTGCAGATATTATGATGACTTTTTATACAAATCATAGTTTCTCTAAAGCCATAGCTTTTTTGTATTTGCATAAATAGATATTAAATAACTCTATTTCTGCTCTTGGAAAGATAACTAGATCATTTTATATTCAATCTAACATTGGCATCACACTCACATTCTCAGCTCTTGTTCTTCAAGGTAAAATGGGACCTCCTCAGAGACTGACCTATTTACCAATCTTGAGATACAGGCCCATGACAATTCCTTTAATAAGAGCTCACTGATGGAAGTGCCCTAAAAACTGTCATGAGTAATTATCCAGTTGGTGGgggtgtttgatttttttttaatttaaagcatTTTACTCTGcaattagattttctttttttattctttttttaagattttatttatttatttttagagagggaagggagggagaaagagagagagagagagaaacatcaacatgcggttgctgggggccgtggcctggagcccaggcatgtgccctgactgggaattgaacctgcgatgctttggttcacagcctgcgctcaatccactgagctatgccagccagggctggggtgtTTGATTTTAAGTACAAAGAGAACTTACATACTTCAGAGTCATTCTGGGTTTGGACTGCATCcagatttttgtgtgattatttcccatttttttaccATTGCTTTTCCTACATTTATTTGACAATTATCAGAATATGTTCAAGCACTTTAAACAGGTACCACAACAAACACAAATAGTTCTTGGTGGGACACAGAAGTGGGCCTACAGTTGAGTAGCCTACTAGCCCTCAGTTGGCCTGCTTTATACACACAGTGCAAAGTGTTAGTTAAATTGGTTAGTTCCTTGAATTGACATAGGTTTCTTACATGAGATGATGATATGttaaaatgacatataaaatatgatggtacagccctggctggtatgtctcagtggattgagcaccagcccgtgaaccaaagggttgccagttcgattcccagtcaggggacgtgtatggttgcaggccaggtccccagtgaggggtgaatgagaggcaaccacacattgatgtttctctccctctcttgctccctcccttcccctctctaaaaagaaataaataaaatattttaaaaatatgagggtACAAAGAAATCTGAACTAGGAGACAGAGGTGTCCCTATGTTTACTATCTTTCAGTTAAGATGCCTTCACTCATCCCTGGTTAATACAGTAGCCTTACAAATTTTTGGTTTGTATTACTATGTAGACTGTGCTCTACACAAAGTAAGCttggtgttgggggtggggtgttataaataatgcttagTCTGAAACACTAAGTCTCCAGGTGGAGAGAAAGGCAATTAGCAATGCAGGGGTGGGGCGAGGAATGGTGAATGGGGGATCAGTCCTGGGTTGAAGTCTACTAGGaggaataaaacaaaaggcaCTTAGCTATGCTTGTCATCTGATTCCGAGTATAACACAGCTTTAGACCCTCTTGTAAAAAACACATTAGTTGGCAACAGTAAAATGATCTTGATgctgtatcagtttcaggtggcATAAGACAGAAATCTCAGCCCTTTTACTTAATTGTGTGGCCTTAGGTAAGTGACTCAAACTTCATACAACTCAGTTACCTCACGTGGAAAGTAGTGCTGGCACCTACCTCTTTTGTGTGGTTGTATtcatttaatgaattttttttaaagattttatttatttatttttagagagggaagggagggaggaagggagggagggggagagagagagagagagagagggagggagagaaacatcaatgtgcggttgctgggggttatggcctgcaacccaggaatgtaccctggctgggaattgaacctgggacactctggttcccagcccgcgctcaatccactgagctatgccagccagggccatttaataaattttaaaagcatgtgtTAAACAGGAACAGCTAGCAGttggtaggcactcaataaattataactaataaaaacattaagaaaattatgTGCAATAAAATTTGATTTAGAGCTACTTACATCTCCCTCACACTCGGTTATTAATACACGTGTTTCACGACAGTTGGGTCTCAGACAGGCTTTGACCAGTCATCTGAGTGATGGCCACAGGATTCTCTCTTTCCCAATCTTCTGGCCATACTTAACAGCACATTGTAACATGGTCTTATAATCAAAGTCCTTGCctcaaatttaaataaagtacCAAATAAGACAGATATGGGGATGCTAGAGTGAGGGTGACAGAGACTCCCTCTTCCAATTACTACATTTTCAAAGAATACAAAGTAGGACCAGTTCAGTATCTCTTGACCCCTCTGCCTGATCAACAACAGAAATAGAGACCTACAATGGAAGcactacctttaaaaaaagagcgATTTTATATGTCCAACCTGAATCAAGCCTGAGCTACAAAGAGGTTTTAATGCTAAGTGAAGTTTGGAGATTTAATATATTGCATCCGGGCATTCTAATCGCTGAATTGAGCTTGTATTTGCCACCTAAAGTGACCATGGGGCTGCCTATTACCTGAAAGTGAATGAACAGACACCCATGACCTCTGTAAGAGATTTCATTGAAGAGTGGAGGAAGTTTACCCCCgtactaaaaatgtttaaagggaCCCTGGgagaaagacaaaatattaagtggccttttctttcttccatttttattgtagtaaaatgcacatgaaatttatcattttaaccatttctaagtgAACGTTTCGGGGAATTAAATGCCTTCGTAATACTGGCTACCATCACCCACTATCAATTACCAGAACTCtctcatcttgtaaaactgaaactctaaaCCTGTTAAACAGCAATTCTccattcccttcttcctccaaGCCCCTCAgaatcaccattctactttccaTAAGTTGCCTTTTGAATacgttttttttttcaaatagatagATTACCCATAAATGGTGGCATCATTTC belongs to Phyllostomus discolor isolate MPI-MPIP mPhyDis1 chromosome X, mPhyDis1.pri.v3, whole genome shotgun sequence and includes:
- the LOC114504605 gene encoding putative protein FAM47D, whose translation is MADKKRLFQPQLKGKWLHGTEPLEPVPEGPHYKRWYKTRDKLPPNSLGKHRNRLMKYSMDTPRWVSVREGLDNFRTGCPPADNLIIRGPREGFLSTTAHRVPQPPPRKTQNKLPKGAELLSKLPPAQQAQKAFVEETKASLTPHPLARYPDLKEIIPPDLLLMVLEELDPNRMLEDTWAYCEVMKDRKKSRAKLSEKRLKEVHPGPPKPRQPGTSQPSRPRTPRPNRLRTPQPNRPGTPRPSRPGTPQPSRPGTPRPSRPGTPRPSQAGTSQPSRPGTPRPSQTGTPRPSRAGTPRPSRAGTPRPSRAGTPRPSQPGPPGQVNQDLLAKSSWDLLIKSFQHHMDRPLRTSWASQLGPPMQINQDLPSKSTRTSWASQSGPPGQVNGGPPDQVNQGPPSQGILEPHGQVNQDLPPESTGTSQASQPGPPDQVNGEPPDQVNQGPRKESLVSCVKKLLPEEKKKKKSSRKGILKPPDPYRNVRREVHGFCRWLDTFGDMGIDESFIMKQFEVDYTCTPTHNAGKIKKVTQIPVELYYSKELDDDKKIEFGLQESDWERKLRKPPDPYKPKQVKIRYGAWYLNPKTWKKLINDEPWIDPRVLKEQEYQHHGRDLEPDILDDLYGPIAFKDFIVSKGYRMPGVIEKLFLRKKWTYDSVKTPIDRVMKLISKVPDDTPDDTPDDTSDDN